A DNA window from Paraclostridium bifermentans contains the following coding sequences:
- a CDS encoding dimethylarginine dimethylaminohydrolase family protein: MKKETVMVKSEFAPLKKVVLTQSEFIFPINTIGNDVGEVLEEEALQMYKDVDGKSYEEAFPERQIKWEQERENLKQVLEKYGVEIVRPRLLTDYEKETGKEYGCSNFFVRDPFFTIGNNIIEGSLRYHHRRKEILPIRSILETIAYSSNAMYVSLPMVDASEGLNSEVGPFLEGGDVLVLDKTVFLGNSGQASNDNGYRWLKSFLGHFGYNVVQVPLKNNVLHLDCALSLVRDGFMIVCEEALVNGIPEELKNWDKISVPYNDVSRLAVNGLPINDSVYILDPEFEYIGKQLVSKGVTVEYIDFEISRSLGGSFRCSTQPLLRY; this comes from the coding sequence ATGAAGAAAGAAACAGTTATGGTAAAAAGTGAGTTTGCACCTTTAAAGAAAGTTGTTTTAACACAATCTGAATTTATATTTCCTATAAATACTATAGGCAATGATGTAGGAGAAGTATTAGAGGAAGAAGCTTTGCAAATGTATAAAGATGTAGATGGAAAAAGTTATGAAGAGGCATTTCCAGAAAGGCAAATTAAATGGGAACAAGAAAGAGAAAATCTAAAACAAGTATTAGAGAAATACGGGGTTGAAATTGTTAGACCTCGTTTGTTAACAGATTATGAAAAAGAAACGGGTAAAGAGTATGGATGTAGCAATTTTTTTGTTAGAGATCCATTCTTTACAATAGGAAACAATATAATAGAGGGATCGCTACGATATCATCATAGGAGGAAAGAAATTTTACCTATACGTAGTATTTTAGAAACTATTGCATATTCTAGCAATGCTATGTATGTATCATTACCTATGGTAGATGCTTCAGAAGGCTTAAATTCAGAAGTAGGACCGTTTTTAGAAGGTGGGGATGTCTTAGTCCTTGATAAAACAGTTTTTTTAGGGAATTCAGGACAAGCATCGAATGACAATGGATATAGATGGTTAAAATCATTTTTAGGACATTTTGGTTATAATGTAGTTCAAGTACCATTAAAAAATAATGTGCTACACTTAGATTGTGCATTAAGCTTAGTAAGAGATGGATTCATGATTGTATGTGAGGAAGCTTTAGTAAATGGTATTCCAGAGGAGTTAAAGAATTGGGATAAGATATCAGTGCCTTATAATGATGTATCAAGATTAGCTGTGAATGGATTACCAATTAATGATTCAGTATATATTTTAGATCCAGAATTTGAATATATAGGGAAGCAGTTAGTTAGTAAGGGTGTAACTGTTGAATATATTGATTTTGAAATTTCAAGAAGTTTAGGCGGATCATTTAGATGCAGTACACAGCCATTATTAAGATATTAA
- a CDS encoding MerR family transcriptional regulator: MASYFTIGEISKLSNVSLKTLRYYDEIGILKPKYVNKENKYRYYSIEQLTTIDLIKLFKSTGMSLELIKQILSSQTDLEFMVDNIRNQSKVVEAKIKELLVIKNYLDYLDKEISQNIEYGLNQVFIKHNEKRSYLKYDEIAYNPQELDLNLRNVIFDLDKNIERTSELLGATVSYKEFKEEDKIIYKGFKVFINQDKNIRYLEAGDYVTIIYEGGPSDSIIYYRMLLDYITENNIEVVGDFNETWIIGKMDENLKERSLIKLDILKK, encoded by the coding sequence ATGGCAAGTTATTTTACAATAGGAGAAATATCCAAATTATCTAATGTTTCATTAAAAACACTTAGATACTATGATGAAATTGGGATACTTAAGCCTAAATATGTAAATAAAGAAAATAAATATAGATATTATTCTATAGAACAATTAACAACAATAGATTTAATAAAATTGTTTAAATCTACAGGAATGTCACTAGAATTAATAAAACAAATTTTAAGCTCGCAGACTGACTTAGAGTTTATGGTAGATAATATAAGAAATCAATCAAAAGTAGTAGAAGCAAAAATAAAAGAGCTATTGGTAATAAAAAACTATTTAGACTATTTAGATAAAGAAATATCTCAAAATATTGAATATGGACTTAATCAAGTATTTATCAAACATAACGAAAAACGAAGCTATCTAAAATATGATGAGATAGCATATAACCCCCAAGAACTAGATTTAAATTTAAGAAATGTGATATTTGATTTAGATAAAAATATAGAAAGAACTTCTGAGCTATTAGGAGCAACAGTATCATATAAAGAGTTTAAAGAAGAAGATAAAATTATATATAAAGGATTTAAAGTTTTTATCAATCAAGATAAAAATATAAGGTATTTAGAAGCAGGTGATTACGTAACCATAATATATGAGGGTGGTCCAAGTGACTCAATTATATATTATAGAATGTTGTTAGATTATATAACTGAAAATAATATTGAGGTAGTTGGTGATTTTAATGAAACGTGGATTATTGGTAAAATGGATGAAAACTTAAAAGAGAGAAGTTTAATAAAATTAGATATATTAAAAAAATAA
- the smpB gene encoding SsrA-binding protein SmpB — protein sequence MAGVKVLATNRKARHEYFIEETYECGIELKGTEVKSIRQGKLNLAEGYASVDNSEVFLKQVHISPYEQGNIFNVDPLRVRKLLLHKHEIRKLIGATTIKGYALIPLSVYLKNGKVKVELALAKGKKLYDKRQDLAKKDANRRIERELSGRY from the coding sequence ATGGCAGGTGTTAAGGTTTTAGCTACTAATAGAAAAGCAAGACATGAGTATTTTATAGAAGAAACTTATGAATGTGGTATCGAATTAAAGGGTACTGAAGTTAAGTCTATTAGACAAGGTAAACTTAACTTAGCTGAAGGATATGCTTCTGTTGATAATTCAGAGGTGTTTTTAAAACAAGTTCATATAAGTCCATACGAACAAGGAAACATATTTAATGTTGATCCTCTTAGAGTAAGAAAATTATTACTTCATAAACATGAAATAAGAAAGCTTATAGGGGCTACAACTATAAAAGGTTATGCTTTAATTCCTTTAAGTGTTTATCTTAAAAATGGTAAAGTTAAAGTTGAACTTGCTTTAGCAAAAGGTAAAAAATTATATGATAAACGTCAAGACTTGGCTAAGAAAGATGCTAATAGACGTATTGAAAGAGAGTTATCTGGTAGATACTAG
- the secG gene encoding preprotein translocase subunit SecG, with protein MFNVLMGVQVVLSIILVVSILPQDTKSAVPTEFGGEGTQSYFKPKGKEAFLARVTKISAVLFFLNAMAILLVK; from the coding sequence ATGTTTAATGTATTAATGGGAGTACAGGTAGTACTATCTATAATTTTAGTAGTAAGTATATTACCACAAGATACTAAGAGTGCTGTACCTACTGAATTTGGTGGAGAGGGAACTCAAAGTTACTTTAAACCAAAAGGGAAAGAAGCATTTTTAGCAAGAGTAACTAAAATAAGTGCAGTATTATTTTTCTTAAATGCTATGGCAATACTTTTAGTTAAATAA
- the rnr gene encoding ribonuclease R, with translation MGEELKQKLLGLISEAAYNPLKKEELAMIFDIHHTEMPMFYNFLDELVESGYLILTKKGKYTSPNQMGLFVGKLVSHKKGFGFVESDEEYTQDLFIPADSLNGAMHNDRVIAEITTPATDEKRAEGRIIKVVERAITDVVGTFQESKNFGFVLPDNKKFNKDIFIPKKFFNGARGNDKVVCRITQWPTEDRKPEGKIIEILGQKGDRYVEIASVIREHGLPEEFPKKVLDEAEKVAIEIPQEEIDRRLDIRDMNIFTIDGEDAKDLDDAVSIEVLDNGNYKLGVHIADVTHYVKEKSKLDKEALKRATSVYLVDKVIPMLPKTLSNGVCSLNPFEDKLTLSVFMEIDHKGEVVKHDIKETIINSKARMTYTEVSDILEKDDEKLKKTFAKVADDFFTAEKLARILMKRREKRGSIDFDFPEAKIILNNDGDVVDIKQYERRISNRIIEEFMLITNETVAEHFFWLNMPFVYRVHETPAHEKIETLNKFISTFGYVIKGDLESVHPKALQGIIEQIHGKTEEKAISTIMLRSLKQARYSPECVGHFGLAAQYYSHFTSPIRRYPDLQIHRIIKEFLNGKISQKRQDQLAQIVDYASTQSSEREREAELAERDVKDIYKARYMEDRVGEEFVGIVSSVTSFGMFIELDNTVEGLVRLADMGDDYYIFDENTFTILGERTKKMYRIGDVVKIRVEKVNVDFKEIDFKLLGKIEQE, from the coding sequence ATGGGTGAAGAATTAAAACAAAAATTGTTGGGACTTATATCAGAAGCAGCATACAATCCTCTAAAAAAAGAAGAATTAGCAATGATATTTGATATACATCATACAGAAATGCCTATGTTCTACAACTTTTTAGATGAATTAGTAGAATCAGGGTATTTAATACTTACTAAAAAAGGGAAATACACATCTCCAAACCAGATGGGACTTTTTGTAGGTAAGCTAGTATCTCATAAAAAAGGATTTGGATTTGTAGAATCTGACGAAGAGTATACACAAGATTTATTTATACCTGCTGATAGTCTTAATGGAGCAATGCATAATGATAGAGTTATAGCTGAGATCACAACTCCAGCAACTGATGAAAAAAGAGCAGAAGGTAGAATTATAAAAGTTGTAGAAAGAGCTATAACTGATGTTGTAGGAACTTTCCAAGAAAGCAAAAACTTTGGATTTGTCTTACCAGATAATAAGAAGTTTAATAAAGATATATTTATACCTAAGAAGTTTTTCAATGGAGCTAGAGGAAATGACAAAGTTGTCTGTAGAATAACTCAATGGCCAACAGAAGATAGAAAACCAGAAGGTAAAATAATAGAAATATTAGGGCAAAAAGGGGACAGATATGTTGAGATTGCATCTGTAATAAGAGAGCATGGTCTTCCTGAAGAGTTCCCTAAAAAGGTATTAGATGAAGCTGAAAAAGTAGCTATCGAAATACCGCAAGAAGAAATAGATAGAAGATTAGATATAAGAGATATGAATATATTCACTATAGATGGTGAAGATGCTAAAGACTTAGATGACGCTGTATCTATAGAAGTATTAGATAATGGAAACTATAAATTAGGAGTTCATATAGCTGACGTTACTCACTATGTAAAAGAGAAGAGTAAGTTAGATAAGGAAGCTTTAAAAAGAGCAACTTCTGTTTATTTAGTTGATAAAGTAATACCTATGTTACCTAAAACTTTATCTAATGGAGTATGTAGTTTAAATCCGTTTGAAGATAAGCTTACATTATCAGTATTTATGGAAATAGACCATAAAGGTGAAGTAGTTAAGCATGATATAAAAGAAACTATAATAAATTCAAAAGCTAGAATGACTTATACAGAAGTATCAGATATTCTTGAAAAAGATGATGAGAAACTTAAAAAGACATTTGCTAAGGTAGCTGATGATTTCTTCACTGCTGAAAAACTAGCTAGAATATTAATGAAGAGAAGAGAAAAGCGTGGGTCTATAGATTTTGATTTCCCTGAAGCTAAGATAATATTAAATAATGATGGCGATGTTGTTGATATAAAACAATATGAAAGAAGAATATCTAACAGAATAATAGAAGAGTTCATGTTAATAACAAATGAAACTGTAGCAGAACATTTCTTCTGGTTAAATATGCCTTTTGTTTATAGAGTTCATGAGACTCCTGCACATGAGAAGATAGAAACTTTAAATAAGTTTATATCTACTTTTGGATATGTTATAAAAGGAGACTTAGAAAGTGTTCATCCTAAAGCATTACAAGGTATAATAGAGCAAATACATGGTAAGACAGAAGAAAAAGCTATAAGCACTATCATGTTACGTTCTTTAAAACAAGCTAGATATTCACCTGAGTGTGTAGGTCACTTTGGATTAGCTGCTCAATATTATTCTCACTTTACTTCACCTATAAGAAGATATCCAGATTTACAAATTCATAGAATTATAAAAGAGTTCTTAAACGGTAAGATAAGTCAAAAGAGACAAGATCAATTAGCTCAAATAGTTGATTATGCTTCTACTCAATCATCAGAGAGAGAAAGAGAAGCAGAACTTGCTGAAAGAGATGTTAAAGACATTTATAAAGCTAGATATATGGAAGATAGAGTTGGAGAAGAGTTTGTAGGTATTGTTTCAAGTGTAACTTCTTTTGGTATGTTTATCGAGTTAGATAATACTGTTGAAGGTTTAGTTAGACTTGCAGATATGGGCGATGATTATTATATATTTGATGAGAATACTTTCACTATTTTAGGTGAGAGAACTAAGAAAATGTATAGAATCGGTGACGTTGTTAAGATTAGAGTTGAAAAAGTTAATGTAGATTTTAAAGAGATAGACTTTAAACTTCTAGGTAAGATAGAACAAGAGTAA
- a CDS encoding GntP family permease, with protein sequence MEVQITTLGAILGLLLSIILIIKKFHPAYSLILGAVVGGLVGGAGLTGTVDVMMTGAKDIMPAILRIVTSGVLAGVLIKTGAAAKIADQIIKTLGEKRALFALALSTMILTSVGVFVDVAVITVAPIALAIAKKIGYAPMVILLAMIGGGKAGNVISPNPNTISAAENFGVDLSSLMAANIIPAIVGLIVTVILANMLGKKIKSKKLEEIEDEIENESEKVELPSFISAIVGPVVAIMLLALRPIAGIAIDPLIALPVGGIVGALAMGKIKNINEYVTFGLSKMMPVAILLIGTGTVAGIIKASTLQQTTIAILSAVHMPAFLLAPISGVLMSAATASTTAGATIASATFAPAIIASGVSPLAGGAMVHTGATVLDHLPHGSFFHATAGATNMSIGERLMLIPYESLIGLSMTIISTIMWGIIL encoded by the coding sequence ATGGAAGTACAAATAACAACACTAGGAGCAATACTAGGACTTTTATTATCGATAATACTTATAATAAAGAAATTTCATCCGGCTTACAGTTTAATACTAGGAGCGGTAGTAGGTGGATTAGTAGGTGGTGCAGGTCTTACAGGTACAGTAGATGTAATGATGACTGGAGCAAAAGACATAATGCCGGCAATTCTTCGTATAGTAACATCTGGGGTTTTAGCTGGAGTATTAATAAAAACAGGTGCAGCAGCTAAAATTGCAGATCAAATTATAAAAACACTAGGCGAAAAAAGAGCATTATTCGCATTAGCATTATCAACTATGATATTAACATCAGTTGGAGTATTCGTAGACGTAGCAGTTATAACAGTAGCTCCAATAGCATTAGCAATAGCTAAGAAAATAGGATATGCGCCAATGGTTATACTTTTAGCTATGATAGGTGGAGGAAAAGCAGGAAATGTAATATCTCCAAATCCAAACACTATATCAGCGGCAGAAAACTTTGGGGTAGATTTATCATCGTTAATGGCAGCAAATATAATACCAGCAATAGTAGGACTTATAGTAACAGTTATATTAGCAAATATGCTAGGTAAAAAAATAAAATCTAAAAAATTAGAAGAAATAGAAGATGAGATAGAAAATGAAAGTGAAAAGGTAGAATTACCATCATTTATATCAGCAATAGTAGGACCTGTGGTAGCTATAATGTTATTAGCATTAAGACCTATAGCAGGAATAGCAATAGATCCACTTATAGCACTTCCAGTAGGAGGTATAGTTGGAGCATTAGCTATGGGTAAAATAAAAAATATTAATGAATACGTAACATTTGGTTTATCAAAAATGATGCCAGTTGCAATCTTATTAATAGGAACTGGAACAGTAGCAGGAATAATAAAAGCATCAACATTACAACAAACAACAATAGCAATATTAAGCGCAGTCCATATGCCAGCATTCTTATTAGCACCGATATCAGGAGTATTAATGTCAGCAGCTACTGCATCTACAACAGCAGGAGCAACAATAGCATCAGCAACATTTGCACCAGCTATAATAGCATCTGGAGTATCACCATTAGCAGGTGGAGCGATGGTACACACAGGAGCAACAGTGCTTGACCATTTACCACATGGATCATTCTTCCATGCAACAGCAGGAGCTACTAATATGAGTATAGGCGAGCGTTTAATGTTAATACCATATGAGTCTTTAATAGGACTTTCAATGACAATAATTTCAACTATAATGTGGGGAATAATACTTTAG